Proteins encoded within one genomic window of Prosthecobacter algae:
- the ispF gene encoding 2-C-methyl-D-erythritol 2,4-cyclodiphosphate synthase, which yields MNRVGIGYDVHPFEEGRPLILGGIEIPYTRGLKGHSDADVLCHAIADAVLGSLGLPDIGFYFPPTDASIEGICSLRILEKCAELAHEKGYVITNVDSTLIAEAPKVMKHAPAMKEKIAEALRIQPDQVGIKATTNERMGFVGREEGMAAMAVACVEK from the coding sequence ATGAACCGAGTCGGCATTGGCTATGATGTGCACCCCTTTGAAGAAGGCCGCCCCCTGATCCTAGGAGGCATCGAAATCCCTTACACCCGCGGCCTGAAGGGCCACTCCGACGCAGACGTGCTGTGCCACGCGATTGCCGATGCCGTGCTGGGCTCCCTGGGACTACCAGACATCGGTTTTTACTTTCCCCCGACGGATGCCAGCATTGAGGGTATCTGCAGCCTTCGCATCCTGGAAAAATGTGCCGAACTGGCGCATGAGAAAGGTTACGTCATCACCAATGTGGACTCCACCCTCATCGCCGAAGCACCGAAGGTGATGAAACACGCCCCCGCGATGAAGGAAAAAATCGCCGAAGCCCTTCGCATCCAGCCCGATCAGGTGGGCATCAAGGCGACCACGAACGAGCGCATGGGCTTTGTGGGCCGGGAAGAAGGCATGGCCGCCATGGCGGTGGCCTGCGTGGAAAAATAG
- a CDS encoding AraC family transcriptional regulator: MKPVFEKVPRRDWESFHCELVHGPDYGTRWHFHPEFQITLAIRSRGHRVVGDNIAPITDGDLVLVGSNLPHVWHQEEGAGIVDAIIIRFEENFLGKDLMALPELESVRRLLRRASRGLEIKGPVRKEVSLRLRHLAESDGLTRVVDLLAILDVMSRAKDLKPLASAAYEPTLHATDQGRMERVCDYIHQHLTEDIDRAQLAKLAHLSEGAFSRFFRSRTGKTVPEYINEVRIGRACRMIAEDQNNITDIALDCGYRNLANFNRRFREVVGSTPREYRAQMRTLGGKPG, from the coding sequence ATGAAGCCTGTCTTTGAGAAAGTCCCTCGCCGCGATTGGGAGTCGTTTCATTGTGAGCTCGTGCACGGACCGGACTACGGCACCCGCTGGCATTTCCATCCAGAATTTCAGATCACCCTGGCCATCCGCAGCCGTGGCCACCGCGTGGTGGGAGACAACATTGCCCCGATTACCGATGGCGACCTTGTTCTGGTCGGGTCTAACCTTCCCCACGTCTGGCACCAGGAAGAGGGTGCCGGGATCGTGGATGCCATTATCATCCGTTTTGAAGAAAACTTTTTGGGTAAGGACCTAATGGCGCTGCCGGAACTGGAATCCGTGCGCCGCCTGCTGCGCCGCGCCAGCCGCGGCCTGGAAATCAAGGGCCCGGTGCGCAAGGAAGTCTCCCTGCGCCTTCGCCACTTGGCTGAAAGCGACGGCCTCACCCGCGTGGTGGACCTCCTGGCCATCCTGGATGTGATGTCCCGTGCCAAGGACCTGAAACCGCTGGCCAGCGCCGCCTATGAACCCACCCTCCACGCCACCGACCAGGGCCGCATGGAGCGCGTATGCGATTACATCCACCAGCACCTGACGGAGGATATTGACCGCGCACAGTTGGCCAAGCTGGCCCACCTCAGCGAAGGGGCCTTCAGCCGCTTTTTCCGCTCCCGCACCGGCAAAACCGTGCCGGAATACATCAATGAAGTCCGCATTGGCCGGGCCTGCCGCATGATCGCGGAAGACCAAAACAACATCACCGACATCGCACTGGACTGCGGTTACCGGAACCTGGCCAACTTCAACCGCCGCTTCCGCGAAGTGGTGGGCAGCACCCCGCGCGAATATCGCGCGCAGATGCGCACGCTGGGTGGCAAGCCGGGCTGA
- a CDS encoding aminoglycoside phosphotransferase family protein — MPPEHEALLILTRQQFPALRDVPCEVEPIVKGGSDRHFYRFIWEGEVHPPMILMVYTLARRDNPKFVPATHRLAGLGVNVPKIYAFDEQRLCVWLEDLGRDDLHAHRDDPWEVRAGYYQATLRQAAKIHSVGAASLSAADLSTLEPEFNEALYEWEQNYFIEHFVRGVLRRDVETPEHAPARAVLQELRQRLARLPRCLVHRDFQSQNVLLRDGEAWLVDYQGLRPGLAEYDLASLLFDPYVTLSRSERGELLQYYADLRGLPLPELREVVYQCAAQRLMQALGAYGNLSRNQGKTHFEQHIPAGVRNLTSVCDEAPELEPLRSLFI; from the coding sequence ATGCCACCTGAACACGAGGCCCTTCTCATCCTGACCCGCCAGCAGTTTCCCGCGCTGAGGGACGTCCCTTGCGAGGTGGAACCGATTGTCAAAGGCGGGTCCGACCGCCATTTTTACCGTTTTATTTGGGAAGGCGAAGTCCACCCACCCATGATTCTCATGGTTTACACCCTGGCCCGGCGGGACAATCCGAAGTTTGTGCCTGCGACGCACCGACTGGCAGGGCTGGGGGTGAATGTGCCGAAGATTTATGCCTTTGATGAGCAGCGTCTGTGCGTCTGGCTGGAGGATCTCGGCCGGGATGATCTGCATGCCCACCGCGACGATCCCTGGGAGGTCCGGGCGGGTTATTATCAGGCCACACTGCGGCAGGCGGCCAAGATCCACTCTGTGGGAGCGGCCAGCCTCTCGGCGGCAGATCTCAGCACCTTGGAGCCTGAATTCAACGAGGCTCTCTACGAATGGGAGCAGAACTACTTCATTGAGCACTTCGTGCGCGGGGTCCTGCGTCGAGATGTGGAAACGCCTGAGCATGCCCCTGCGCGAGCGGTTTTGCAGGAGCTGAGGCAGCGACTTGCGCGTCTGCCGCGCTGCCTGGTGCACCGGGATTTCCAGAGCCAGAACGTGCTGCTGCGCGATGGCGAAGCCTGGCTGGTGGACTACCAGGGCCTGCGCCCCGGACTGGCCGAGTATGATCTGGCCTCCTTGCTTTTTGACCCCTACGTGACCCTCAGCCGGAGCGAGCGCGGCGAACTGCTGCAATACTACGCCGACCTCCGGGGCCTGCCCCTGCCAGAACTGCGCGAGGTGGTGTATCAATGCGCCGCCCAGCGCCTGATGCAGGCCCTGGGGGCCTACGGCAATCTCAGCCGCAACCAGGGCAAGACCCATTTCGAGCAACACATTCCGGCGGGCGTGCGGAACCTGACCTCCGTGTGTGATGAGGCCCCCGAGCTGGAGCCTCTGCGCAGCCTTTTCATCTGA
- a CDS encoding SAM-dependent methyltransferase, translating to MHVFLPVIDCGPFLVEELKRAGIAATEDAMTGLIHAPALPDLPWLAFARQTLPEATEVKEASINAWADHIITRIAGILPDAQPWRLHLWPAYGEGKAGLHRCDLIRTALNERLKKRRRALLRSLEESASAFSSETSLVQAVLTGPDAGFVSVSAAPQPSQLRSLISPFLGGDVPHAEDKAAPSRAFAKVIESELRLGQQIESGQTCVDLGASPGSWSYVAIQRGAYVTAIDRSPLRDDLMRNPRLSFQQADAFKFRPQQPVDWLICDIIAAPQRSLDLLLDWLRERQMRRFIVTLKFKGSDEYHLMDALKELAPPLCADFRLTRLCANKNEVTAFGVVA from the coding sequence ATGCACGTCTTCCTGCCTGTCATCGATTGCGGCCCTTTCCTGGTCGAGGAACTGAAACGTGCCGGCATTGCAGCGACGGAAGATGCCATGACAGGCCTCATCCACGCTCCGGCCCTGCCAGATCTCCCATGGCTGGCCTTTGCACGGCAGACCCTGCCGGAAGCGACGGAGGTCAAAGAGGCCTCCATCAATGCCTGGGCAGACCACATCATCACCCGCATCGCCGGGATATTGCCCGATGCCCAGCCTTGGCGGCTGCATCTCTGGCCTGCCTATGGAGAAGGGAAGGCAGGCCTTCACCGCTGCGACCTTATTCGCACCGCGCTGAATGAGCGGCTGAAAAAGCGCCGTCGCGCTCTGCTGCGCTCTTTGGAAGAAAGCGCCAGTGCCTTTTCATCTGAAACCTCCCTCGTGCAGGCCGTGCTCACCGGACCGGACGCGGGTTTTGTCTCCGTCAGTGCCGCTCCGCAGCCTTCGCAGTTGCGCTCGCTCATCTCGCCGTTCCTGGGTGGGGACGTCCCCCATGCGGAGGACAAGGCCGCGCCCAGCCGGGCCTTTGCCAAGGTCATCGAGTCCGAGCTGCGCCTGGGGCAGCAGATTGAAAGTGGCCAGACCTGCGTGGATCTGGGGGCCTCTCCTGGGAGCTGGAGCTATGTGGCCATCCAGCGCGGAGCCTATGTCACCGCGATTGACCGCAGCCCGCTGCGTGATGACCTCATGCGCAATCCTCGCCTCAGCTTTCAGCAGGCCGATGCCTTCAAATTCCGCCCGCAGCAGCCTGTGGACTGGCTCATCTGCGATATCATCGCCGCCCCGCAGCGCAGCCTGGATCTCCTCCTGGACTGGCTGCGCGAACGCCAGATGCGTCGTTTCATCGTGACGCTGAAGTTCAAGGGCAGCGATGAATACCACCTCATGGATGCCCTCAAAGAACTGGCCCCGCCGCTGTGTGCGGACTTCCGCCTGACGCGCCTCTGCGCGAACAAAAACGAGGTCACCGCTTTTGGTGTGGTGGCCTGA
- a CDS encoding 3'-5' exonuclease: protein MTLIIFDLETTGLSPCHNEIIQIAAVKMKVGCWEPQGHFDTFVRPQARVPRFITGLTGISQAQVERAPSPAQALMAFTQFIGEEATLVAHNGPGFDMRFIAENCTRHGLPVRPTAMMDSRAFSRKIWGGRGGHGLDPILHRLGLSADGVKRHDARGDVHLLAQAVRKMWGQLVPDFQSCPVELKTGVIPALPVV, encoded by the coding sequence ATGACCCTCATCATCTTTGACCTCGAAACCACCGGGCTGTCTCCCTGCCACAACGAAATCATCCAGATTGCGGCGGTGAAGATGAAGGTGGGCTGCTGGGAGCCGCAGGGGCATTTTGATACGTTTGTGCGGCCCCAGGCCCGGGTGCCACGCTTCATCACGGGGCTGACGGGCATCTCCCAGGCTCAGGTGGAGCGTGCGCCGTCGCCTGCGCAGGCCCTGATGGCCTTTACGCAGTTTATCGGAGAGGAGGCGACGCTGGTGGCCCACAATGGCCCTGGTTTTGACATGCGGTTCATTGCGGAAAACTGCACGCGCCACGGGCTGCCCGTGCGGCCGACGGCCATGATGGACTCACGCGCTTTTTCCAGAAAAATCTGGGGTGGTCGGGGCGGTCATGGGTTGGACCCGATTCTGCACCGCCTGGGACTGTCTGCCGATGGGGTGAAGCGCCACGATGCCCGGGGAGATGTGCACCTGCTGGCGCAGGCTGTGCGGAAGATGTGGGGGCAGTTGGTGCCCGATTTTCAAAGCTGCCCGGTGGAGCTGAAAACGGGGGTGATCCCGGCCCTGCCGGTGGTTTGA
- a CDS encoding PQQ-binding-like beta-propeller repeat protein — MSVIFRLQLSTLAFAAALAAQPATTPVFWPDKNGPTFDGVVPAAEAAKLPLKWNATTGENIVWKVDLQDEGHSSPVIGGDRIWFTSATTDGKKQFLYGIDRQSGKVVHHDVVFENAAPEELGNPLNNYAAPSPVLEADALYVHFGTYGTARIDPVTAKKVWERRDINVRHYRGPGSSPMIHGDLLILTFDGIDQQFVTALNKKTGETVWKTARTTDYGDLDAQGYPTRNGDMRKAYHTPSVFNLAGVETLVSIGSRAAFGYAVDTGKELWTVRHGGFNAAIRPLVCENVLVLNTGSERSHTVGVKIDAQMKGDITASHVIWDREKRNASEANSVLVGGLLFQITRGGIVTCMNPVTGEDVWEERLTGQHLPSPIAAGDRLYFSNDRGDTRVLRAGPKFEVLAENVLPDAMTAAPAAADGALFIRTKKQLFKIAAK; from the coding sequence ATGTCTGTCATTTTCCGTCTCCAGCTTTCCACGCTCGCCTTTGCGGCGGCACTTGCGGCCCAGCCTGCCACGACACCTGTTTTCTGGCCGGATAAAAACGGCCCGACTTTTGATGGTGTGGTGCCTGCGGCGGAGGCGGCTAAATTGCCTTTGAAGTGGAATGCCACCACGGGGGAAAACATCGTCTGGAAGGTGGACCTGCAGGATGAGGGGCACAGCTCCCCAGTGATTGGCGGCGACCGCATCTGGTTCACTTCGGCGACCACGGATGGCAAGAAGCAGTTCCTCTACGGCATTGACCGCCAGAGCGGCAAGGTGGTGCACCATGACGTGGTGTTTGAAAACGCGGCACCCGAGGAGCTGGGCAATCCGCTGAACAACTATGCGGCACCCTCCCCCGTGCTGGAGGCCGATGCGCTCTATGTCCACTTTGGCACCTATGGCACCGCCCGCATTGACCCGGTCACGGCCAAGAAAGTGTGGGAGCGCCGGGACATCAATGTCCGCCATTATCGCGGGCCCGGCTCCTCACCGATGATTCATGGGGACCTGCTCATCCTGACCTTTGATGGCATTGACCAACAGTTTGTTACTGCCCTCAACAAGAAGACGGGGGAAACCGTGTGGAAGACCGCCCGTACCACGGACTATGGTGATCTGGATGCTCAGGGCTATCCCACGCGCAATGGCGACATGCGCAAGGCCTACCACACGCCCAGCGTCTTCAATCTGGCCGGGGTGGAAACGCTGGTCTCCATTGGTTCCCGCGCTGCTTTTGGTTATGCCGTGGATACGGGCAAGGAACTGTGGACGGTGCGCCATGGTGGCTTCAATGCGGCCATCCGCCCGCTGGTTTGCGAAAACGTGCTGGTGCTGAACACGGGCTCTGAGAGGTCCCACACGGTGGGGGTGAAAATTGATGCCCAGATGAAGGGCGACATCACGGCCAGCCACGTGATCTGGGACCGCGAAAAGCGCAATGCCAGCGAGGCCAATTCAGTGCTGGTGGGCGGCCTGCTCTTCCAGATCACCCGTGGGGGCATCGTCACCTGCATGAATCCCGTCACCGGGGAAGACGTGTGGGAGGAGCGCCTCACGGGCCAGCACCTCCCCAGCCCTATTGCTGCAGGAGATCGCCTTTACTTCAGCAATGACCGTGGAGATACCCGTGTGCTACGCGCAGGGCCTAAATTTGAAGTGTTGGCGGAAAATGTCTTGCCGGATGCCATGACGGCGGCACCCGCCGCGGCGGATGGAGCTCTTTTTATCCGCACCAAAAAGCAACTTTTCAAAATTGCCGCTAAGTAA
- a CDS encoding GNAT family N-acetyltransferase produces MSYSDFEPDSEAERELSPLLQAIVPKLTPCRVREYQPEDFEACLEIYRSNTPDLLPEGGLEAFAEFLTVGTSYILVIEYDGELVACGGLELIGDSDSATLVHGMVHGEYHRRGLGTTLLAARIALLETEDRPMELWLRTTRHSVPFYGRFGFALHSVRAGGVEREGANVWLSIDDQDIEDVRFALEERSIRVFLNDPDEDDEEEEL; encoded by the coding sequence ATGTCCTACAGCGATTTTGAACCCGATTCCGAGGCCGAGCGCGAGCTTTCACCGCTCCTGCAGGCGATCGTGCCCAAGCTTACCCCTTGTCGGGTGCGCGAGTATCAGCCGGAGGATTTTGAGGCCTGCCTGGAGATCTACCGCTCCAACACGCCCGATTTGCTGCCGGAAGGCGGTCTGGAAGCTTTTGCGGAGTTTTTGACCGTGGGCACCTCCTACATCCTGGTCATTGAGTATGACGGGGAGCTCGTCGCCTGCGGTGGGCTGGAATTGATCGGCGATTCGGATTCCGCCACCCTGGTGCATGGCATGGTGCATGGGGAATACCACCGCCGTGGGCTGGGCACCACCTTGCTGGCCGCCCGCATTGCCCTGCTGGAAACGGAGGACCGCCCCATGGAGCTCTGGCTGCGCACCACCCGCCATTCCGTGCCCTTTTATGGCCGGTTTGGCTTTGCGCTGCATTCGGTGAGGGCAGGCGGTGTGGAACGTGAAGGGGCCAACGTGTGGCTGAGCATTGATGACCAGGACATCGAGGACGTGCGTTTCGCGCTGGAAGAGCGCAGCATCCGTGTCTTCCTGAATGATCCGGACGAGGATGACGAAGAAGAGGAGCTTTAA
- a CDS encoding alpha/beta hydrolase produces MKSVILGFVAISLVPLLSAADTKPTAKKPALEGPKWQKLNPQTPAGFTLKTLEVAKYPEHTVELYIYVPDAEGTWPCILDIHGGGWQKRQVEADKPMMERLAQRGFVTALVSYRLSTEAKYPAALHDCKAALRCLRAHAKELKIDPERIGCMGGSAGGHLSGLTAMTSGLAEFEGEGPFKDQSSAVKAAIVMAATQDLVASNVGKKNEGAILFFGGSLEEKPEVYKTASPITHVRAGVPPTIFIEGEKDSLKIGRAEMMEKLKALGIETEVQTLKFAPHPFWMSDPWCAETVDIAAAFFKKHLGEPVRK; encoded by the coding sequence ATGAAATCCGTTATCCTCGGCTTTGTGGCCATCAGTCTAGTTCCGCTTTTGTCTGCGGCTGACACCAAGCCTACAGCCAAAAAACCTGCTCTTGAAGGCCCCAAGTGGCAGAAGCTGAATCCGCAGACTCCGGCTGGCTTCACTCTGAAGACCCTGGAAGTCGCTAAATACCCAGAGCACACGGTGGAGCTGTACATTTATGTGCCTGATGCTGAAGGCACCTGGCCCTGCATTCTGGACATCCACGGCGGCGGCTGGCAGAAGCGTCAGGTGGAAGCGGACAAGCCGATGATGGAGCGCCTCGCGCAACGTGGTTTTGTCACCGCCCTGGTGAGCTATCGACTGTCCACAGAGGCGAAGTACCCGGCAGCGCTGCATGATTGCAAGGCAGCCCTGCGCTGCCTGCGGGCTCATGCGAAGGAACTCAAGATTGACCCAGAACGCATCGGCTGCATGGGAGGCTCCGCCGGGGGGCACCTCTCCGGATTGACGGCCATGACCAGTGGGCTGGCTGAATTTGAGGGCGAGGGTCCGTTTAAGGACCAGTCGAGCGCGGTGAAAGCGGCCATCGTCATGGCGGCGACGCAGGATCTGGTAGCCTCCAATGTGGGCAAAAAGAATGAGGGTGCCATCCTGTTCTTTGGTGGCAGCCTGGAAGAAAAGCCGGAGGTGTACAAGACCGCCTCACCCATCACCCATGTGCGCGCCGGGGTGCCGCCGACGATCTTCATCGAAGGGGAAAAAGACAGCCTGAAAATCGGCCGGGCTGAAATGATGGAAAAGCTCAAAGCCCTGGGCATCGAGACTGAAGTCCAGACCCTGAAATTCGCCCCGCATCCTTTTTGGATGAGCGATCCCTGGTGCGCCGAGACCGTGGACATCGCGGCGGCTTTCTTCAAAAAGCACCTGGGTGAGCCAGTGCGAAAATAA